TGTGCCTCATGATCTCTGATAGCAGCACGCAACTTCGTCACTGTCGCATTCGGGCGAACCCTAGCAAACTCCCGCATCTTATTGGGGCGTTTGAAATGCTCACGGCGGAACAGCTCCTGGACGCGCCGGGCATTGCGGCGTGGTTCCTCAATGGCATGGCGTGGAAGACGCATGTGACCAATGGTGATCGGAGGATTGGTAAATGATTCTGCATCTACGCGTCCTGACCATCCAGATTCAGTAGTCACCCACGGGCGTGGATCTCTGCTTTGATTAGCAGGTGTCATCACCACAGCAAGAATTGGTCGTTTTCTACCCGGCATGGCAATAACATCACCGATTTGCAGCTTGGATAACACCCGAACGGTTTCTACCTGGCGATCTGCAATGCTTTGTTTGCGGTTGAGTTTTTCTTCTTCGTTAAGTTCACGCCGCAGCTGCATGTAATCAAGGAAGACGTCCACTGCATCTTGATCTTCACGTACCGCAGGGTTGGTGGCAGCAATTTCTTTGTTTAATTGCGCACGCAGTTCTGCCACTTTGGCTTCTGCACGTTCAATTTCTCGGACATCGCCCACCACTGATCCATCGGCTTGGAACTGTGCGAAGGATTTTTCCAAAAGGCGCAACGAGGGCTCATAACCAATGGTTTTCAACAAGTTGACCGACATGTTGTAGCCCGGTTGGAAAGTAGAAATTAGTGGATAGGTACGCGTTGAGGCAAGACCTGCCACCCAGCGAGGATCAAGTGCTGGTGACCACTGCACCACCGCATTGCCCAAGGTATCGATCCCTCGTCGACCCGCACGGCCAGTCAGCTGTGTGTATTGGCCTGGGGTGAGATCCACATGGCCTTCACCATCAAATTTGACCATCTTTTCCAATACGACAGTGCGCGCTGGCATGTTGATACCCAAGGCCAACGTTTCAGTAGCAAATACCGCGCGAACAAGACCTTTAACAAAAAGCTCTTCTACGATATGTCTAAAAGCTGGAAGCATACCTGCGTGGTGGGCTGCAAAACCTCGCATTAATGCTGCACGCCACTGCTTGAAGTTGAGTACTTGAAGGTCTTCTTCAGGGATACCCACCACACCGGCGTCGACAATGCGGGCAATTTCTTCTGATTCTGCCTGATCTGTGAGAACTAATTTAGAACGTAAACACTGATACAGCGCGCCATCACATCCAGCTCGAGAGAAGATAAACGTGATCGCCGGCAGCATATTAATACCTTTGAGGATGCTTAACACTTCTGGCCGACCAAGAGGCCTGTGTCGATCTTGTTCGCGTGGTTTACCTGTTCGGTGATCCTGTTTATCGCCTTTACTGCGCGCGCGGAATCCCTCGCCAGAACGATACGCTGCGCGTCCCTGTTCACTTTGTTTGCTGTTGAGGCGATCAATCGTTGCCTCAAGTTCTTTATTCACCCGACCATCAGTACCTGGTTCAAAAAGTGGCATGACTTTGCGCTGCACCATCATGTACTGATCAAGTGGCACTGGGCGGTGATCAGTGACAATGACGCGGGTATCACCACGGACAGTGGTGAGCCATTGCCCAAACTCTTCGGAGTTGGACACAGTGGCTGATAGCCCGATGATGTTAACCGAATCATCCAAATTCAAGATGACTTCTTCCCACACCGCGCCACGGGAGGCATCAGCAAGGAAGTGGATTTCATCCATGACCACATGGCTTAGGCGCTCTAACGCAAAAGATCCGGCATAAATCATGTTGCGCAGCACTTCGGTGGTCATCACAACGATATCCGCATCGTGGTTAATGGAGACATCACCGGTGAGCAAACCCACGGCATCTGATCCGTGTTTGGCCACTAAATCGTGGTACTTCTGGTTGCTGAGTGCTTTGATCGGGGTGGTATAAAAACACTTTGTCCCCCGCGATAGAGCGAGGGACACTGCGAACTCACCAACAATTGTTTTGCCCGCGCCGGTGGGCGCACATACTAAAACACCGTGGTCTTCTTCCACAGCCTGGCAGCCTTTGATCTGGAAATCGTCCAAATCAAAGCCCAGGTCTGCGACAAACTCTGAAAGGTGGGTGCCCTTTTCGGCAGAAAAACTCATACCTCCAAGGGTACCTGGCTAGGTCCTAGAGCACGTCACCGAAGTCCGCGCGCCCGGGTTTATAGCTTATCGACGCCTGCCCACCTGGCTTTTGCATCTGCGAAGGCTCTACTGCCTCTGGGGCTTCGACTGGACTTGGTGCGTCTTCTCCACCAGAAGATACATCCAACGGGGACGCCGAAAGGTCATCGCTGTCCAACCACTCGGGACGATTCTTCACGCGACGTTTGTCATTGATTCGGCAGAATTGGATCGCCAACTCCACTAGAACTGTTAGTGATAGCGCCAGAACCAACATGGTGAATGGATCTTGACCAGGGGTCATAAACGCGGCGAAGACAAACAAAATCATGATGATCATGCGGCGCTTATCTTTAATGGCGTCATATGGAAGGATACCCACCACGTTGAGCATGCCGATGACGAGCGGGACCTCGAAACTCACACCGAAGATCGCCAGCAAGGCAAGAAGGAACCCGAAGTATTTATCACCGGTTAGTGCCGCTGCCTGAGTATCGCCACCAATGGTGAGCAAGAATTCCAGGCCGTACGCCACCACAAAGTACGCAAGAACAGCACCACTGACAAACAACAGCACGGCAATGGTGACGAAGATGGCGGTGTATCGGCGCTCGTTTTTCATCAAACCTGGGGTGATAAATCCCCACAGTTGACTAAGCCAAATCGGGGATCCTAGAACCATTCCCACTAGTGCTGCTACTTTCAGGCGAAGCATGAAGGGATCAAAAGGGCCGGTGGCAAGCAAACGGCATTCTTCTGAGTCACTCATGGCCCAGCGGGATTCAGCAGGCAAAGAACAATACGGATCCCTGAGCAATTCACCTAATGTAGGGATTTGCCACACGGAGGTGTTGTACCAAATAAAGCCAATGATGGTACCAACCAAGATGCCGGCAAGCGCGATGAGCAGGCGGCGTCGAAACTCTTTGATGTGCTCGACAATGGTCATCTCCCCTGTGGGGGATCTCTTCTTCTTTTTAGAAATTTTCCTCCGGGGGCGTTTCACCACTGCGGAGCTTTGTTGTTCAGCCAATTCCTTGAACGTCCTACCTGCGGTTTTATGTACAGACTACGACGCACCGCAACAAAAGGTAGCTGTTACGGTGCGATGATTTTTAGGCAAAGAAAAACTTTTACCTATGCAGAACGGTTTGGGTCCTCGTAGTTCTGACGGTAATCAGGGGTCTGTGGCTGCTGAGGATTCTGCACCTGCTGACCCTGGTAGTGCTGCTCAAAGTTGGGCTGCTGTACAGGCTGAGGAGGCTCGATCTGGTTTGGGGCAACCTGGTTTTGAGGCTGCTGCTGTTGTTCTGGGGTCTCGTTGTCTTTGTTCATCTCTTTGACTTCAGACTTGAAGATGCGCATGGAACGGCCGATGGAACGTGCCGCATCTGGCAGTTTCTTTGCGCCAAACAGCACGATGATCAACAAAACGATGATCGCAATTTCCCAAGGTCCTAGGGACATGTGGTCTACTCCAAATTCACATTAAACAAGCTTGTTCATTTCTGGAAAAGTGGGGTGTCCGTATTATCCAGGAATGAAACCCTTGCACATTGGTTGTTGTTGGGTCTTACTCTACGTCAAGATCATACGCCGACAAACCGCTAAAAGCCTTTTGGTTTATACATTTTTGAAGATCTTCAGGACTAGTTACTTTTAAATGCTCAGCATGGCCAATCGCGAAACGGATGAACCAGCCCCTCGAAAGCAACGGGAAGTTAACTGTGTACCAGCTGAATCCATCACCGTCTTGGATGGGCTCACTATCTTCAGCAACATCCATGGCCATGTAATTCGCCAGCCACATTGCGTCCTCACGCAGCAACAATGTGGCAACATCGGAGGCTTTAGCAAAGTCGAATGGATCATCAGTTGATACCGCAGCTCCGCGTTTGGGGCGTATTGCTTTGCTGTCAAGAAGCACGATGTTGTGGATGCGATCAAGCCTAAAGGTCCGCCAATCGTTTTCAGCTTCTTCCCAGGCTTTGATGTAGGTTTCGCCTTCATGGGTGAAAATATGTGCTGGGCTCACCTGCCTCAATCTGGTGCTATCTGATCGGTGGGAGTGGTATTCAAAGCTCACCTGCTTGGCCACATCCATGGCTTCACGGATAACTTCTAAAATTTCTGCGCCTTGGTCTTCACCGGTGGAATCAAAAACGGTGGAGGAATACTCCCCCATGATTGCGCGCAATTTATTGGCCGCAGAGATAACGGCGTCTTGTTTGGCCAACCCAGGTAAAGATTCCAAGGATTCTAACGTCAAAAGCAGCACACCGGCTTCGGTGGGTGTAAGGCGCAAAGGTTTGTCCATGCCTTGGGCATTGTGGACTTTGACCTCTTTGTAATCAAGGTCTAATTCAACCAAGTCACCTGGAAAAAGCCCCGGAAGACCACACATCCACAGTCTGTTTAGATCCTCCATGATTTGGGTGGAGGGTTGTCCCAAATCACGAGCAGCCTCCATGACGGTTCGGCCTTTATGCCTGGTGAAATAGGGCAATAAATTAAGCTGACGGGCCAGGTCACTGACTTTATTTGATGATTTCGCCATGTCTTATGCCACCTCGTTGATAGCTGCACGCAGTAGCGCTACGACATCTTCAACAACATCCTGAGGCTCTAGCACAATGGCTTCAGGTGCATGGGCTGCTGCAGTGCGCACCAACCAATCACGATCAACATCGCTAAAATGCCATGTGTTATCTACTCCCTCGACCCCTGCGGCGCGCAGTTCCACTGCGCGGTCCGGTGTGATGCGTAGGGTAGCGTCGATAAGCATGCTTTTGGTGCGCAGTTGGGCGCGTACTAGGTCTTGGAGGTTGGTGCCCTCGGGCATGGGGTGCGTGGATTCTGCGCCGAGCGTGATGTCGCTGATGCGGGTGATGCGGAATGTGCGTGGCGATTGGCGGTCTAAATCGAATCCGACCAGGTAAATGCGATCGCGCTCAGGCACCAGCCCCCACGGATCCATGTGCCTGATGGTCGCGGGATCAGTCAGCGAGCGCCGGTAGTTAAAGCTAATTTGCTTGCCGACGTGCCTAGCCTTGATGATCGCGTCCAAGGTTTTCGCGGATAAAGACCCCAAATCACCGGCGTTGGTAATCGCCGTGGAGGTAGACAGATCACGCTGCGCACCGGCTGCCGCCAACTTGGTCCAGCCCGATCGCGCGAACGCGCCGAGCTCTTGGTTTTGCCCCATCTCCCCCGCCATGCCCAACACCGCGGCCTCATCTGGGGTGAATTCAACCTCGGGAAGCTGATAGGAATCTTGCGCGAGGCGGTATGCCTGTTGACCTTCAGCCACACCTGAGGTGACCATGAACTGTTCAATCGGCACGCCTACCCTGCGCAAATAGGCGAAATCGCGCTGGAGTTTCTTTCTAAATGCGGTATCGGAAAGGCCTTTATAATCACCGACATTGTCCCTAATCCACGCTTGGGTGAGAAACTTCCGGGAGTAGGAGTTGGCGCTTAAAAACGCAAACGTCAAATTAATCTGACGCTCGAGATCTTCCTTCCGATCCGACATCAAGGCCTCCGAAGAACAAGCGGTCTAACTGCGATAGCTGTCCGCATTAACGGTCATATACTCAATCAACTGATCAACCTCGGAGTTCTCCACGGCAAAAGGATCCCCTAATTCCACAGATTGCGGCTCCGGACGATTGACCTTGTGACGCATCCAATCGACAGTCACAGGTACTCCCAGACTATCCGCAGTTTTAAGGATCCGCCCGCGTAAATGAGCCCTTGTTGTTTCAGGTGCAGTATCAATGGCAGCTGCAATGGCTTCATCGGTAGTCCAGCGCTTAATCATGCCCCGGTTTTGCAGCACGCTAAATAAGCCTCTACCTGGTCGAATATCGTGATAAGTCAAATCCACTTGGGCAAGTTTTGGATCATCCAAATCCAAATTCCCGCGCTGAATGAAACGATCAATCAGCTTCTTTTTAATTACCCAATCGATCTCAGTATCCACGTCGCTGAAATCACCAGATTCGATGGCTCGAAGCATTCTGCCCCACAGATCCACAACGCGGGACATTTCCTCATTAGAGGTGCCGGAAACCTCTGGTTCGGGGCGCTCGGACAACCACTGGACGGCATGCTCGAAAACCACCTGCTGGATCTGCAAGGCAGTCATCGTGGTGCCATCTTTCAGCTGCAAAACAGTAGAGCCAGTGGCATCGCGAGAAATCTCACGAATGGAGGCAATATCATTGGCCAACTCCAAATTGGGCAATTCGAAATCAGCCTCGATCATCTCTAACACCAACAGCGTGGAGCCAACCTTCAACGCAATGCTTGGTTCTGCCATATTGGCATCACCGACAATGACGTGGAGTCTGCGATAAGAGTGAGAATCCGCATGCGGTTCATCACGGGTGTTAATGATGGGGCGCGATCTAGTTGTAGCACTTGATACGCCTTCCCATACGTGATCAGAGCGCTGCGAAATACAGTAACCCAAGGGAAACGTTTCACCTTTATCCGCAGGATTGGGGTGATGGATCCTGCCTGCGCCACAAATTAGCTGACGTGTAATCAAAAACGGCATCAACCTTTTACCCAATGCCTTAAGCGGCATGGAGCGGCCCACAAGGTAGTTTTCGTGGCAGCCATAGGAGTTACCTACGGAATCGACATTGTTTTTAAACAGGTACACCTGCCCTGCAATGCCTTCTTTCGCCAACGTTTTCTCAGCATCAAAAGCCATGCGATCTGCGATAACATCACCAGCTTTTTCCACGTTGATCAGCTGAGTTAAGTTATCGCATTCCGCGGTGGCATATTCCGGGTGGGAACCCACATCAAGATACAACCTAGAACCATTGGGAATGAAGATATTTGAACTGGAATATTTCTCCACGATGGGACGAAACATT
Above is a genomic segment from Corynebacterium suranareeae containing:
- a CDS encoding DEAD/DEAH box helicase translates to MSFSAEKGTHLSEFVADLGFDLDDFQIKGCQAVEEDHGVLVCAPTGAGKTIVGEFAVSLALSRGTKCFYTTPIKALSNQKYHDLVAKHGSDAVGLLTGDVSINHDADIVVMTTEVLRNMIYAGSFALERLSHVVMDEIHFLADASRGAVWEEVILNLDDSVNIIGLSATVSNSEEFGQWLTTVRGDTRVIVTDHRPVPLDQYMMVQRKVMPLFEPGTDGRVNKELEATIDRLNSKQSEQGRAAYRSGEGFRARSKGDKQDHRTGKPREQDRHRPLGRPEVLSILKGINMLPAITFIFSRAGCDGALYQCLRSKLVLTDQAESEEIARIVDAGVVGIPEEDLQVLNFKQWRAALMRGFAAHHAGMLPAFRHIVEELFVKGLVRAVFATETLALGINMPARTVVLEKMVKFDGEGHVDLTPGQYTQLTGRAGRRGIDTLGNAVVQWSPALDPRWVAGLASTRTYPLISTFQPGYNMSVNLLKTIGYEPSLRLLEKSFAQFQADGSVVGDVREIERAEAKVAELRAQLNKEIAATNPAVREDQDAVDVFLDYMQLRRELNEEEKLNRKQSIADRQVETVRVLSKLQIGDVIAMPGRKRPILAVVMTPANQSRDPRPWVTTESGWSGRVDAESFTNPPITIGHMRLPRHAIEEPRRNARRVQELFRREHFKRPNKMREFARVRPNATVTKLRAAIRDHEAHHWPDREHLARTAERMIRKERDLARLTGNVDKAKETLGRTFERILSLLSEMDYVDYTDPDNPVITDEGERLAKIHSEADLLVAQCLKRGIWDNLDPAELAGVVSMCTFENRRETGGEAQAVTENMADAMNSVERIWGELVEDERRHRLPITRQPEAGFATAIHQWASGAPLGYCMAAAAENGAELTPGDFVRWCRQVIDLLEQVAKTAYQDDTTRAARQAIDAIRRGVVAIGS
- the tatC gene encoding twin-arginine translocase subunit TatC produces the protein MTIVEHIKEFRRRLLIALAGILVGTIIGFIWYNTSVWQIPTLGELLRDPYCSLPAESRWAMSDSEECRLLATGPFDPFMLRLKVAALVGMVLGSPIWLSQLWGFITPGLMKNERRYTAIFVTIAVLLFVSGAVLAYFVVAYGLEFLLTIGGDTQAAALTGDKYFGFLLALLAIFGVSFEVPLVIGMLNVVGILPYDAIKDKRRMIIMILFVFAAFMTPGQDPFTMLVLALSLTVLVELAIQFCRINDKRRVKNRPEWLDSDDLSASPLDVSSGGEDAPSPVEAPEAVEPSQMQKPGGQASISYKPGRADFGDVL
- the tatA gene encoding Sec-independent protein translocase subunit TatA — encoded protein: MSLGPWEIAIIVLLIIVLFGAKKLPDAARSIGRSMRIFKSEVKEMNKDNETPEQQQQPQNQVAPNQIEPPQPVQQPNFEQHYQGQQVQNPQQPQTPDYRQNYEDPNRSA
- a CDS encoding helix-turn-helix transcriptional regulator produces the protein MAKSSNKVSDLARQLNLLPYFTRHKGRTVMEAARDLGQPSTQIMEDLNRLWMCGLPGLFPGDLVELDLDYKEVKVHNAQGMDKPLRLTPTEAGVLLLTLESLESLPGLAKQDAVISAANKLRAIMGEYSSTVFDSTGEDQGAEILEVIREAMDVAKQVSFEYHSHRSDSTRLRQVSPAHIFTHEGETYIKAWEEAENDWRTFRLDRIHNIVLLDSKAIRPKRGAAVSTDDPFDFAKASDVATLLLREDAMWLANYMAMDVAEDSEPIQDGDGFSWYTVNFPLLSRGWFIRFAIGHAEHLKVTSPEDLQKCINQKAFSGLSAYDLDVE
- a CDS encoding helix-turn-helix transcriptional regulator, with the protein product MSDRKEDLERQINLTFAFLSANSYSRKFLTQAWIRDNVGDYKGLSDTAFRKKLQRDFAYLRRVGVPIEQFMVTSGVAEGQQAYRLAQDSYQLPEVEFTPDEAAVLGMAGEMGQNQELGAFARSGWTKLAAAGAQRDLSTSTAITNAGDLGSLSAKTLDAIIKARHVGKQISFNYRRSLTDPATIRHMDPWGLVPERDRIYLVGFDLDRQSPRTFRITRISDITLGAESTHPMPEGTNLQDLVRAQLRTKSMLIDATLRITPDRAVELRAAGVEGVDNTWHFSDVDRDWLVRTAAAHAPEAIVLEPQDVVEDVVALLRAAINEVA
- the pafA gene encoding Pup--protein ligase produces the protein MGIETEYGITFVDGDTKKLRPDEIARTMFRPIVEKYSSSNIFIPNGSRLYLDVGSHPEYATAECDNLTQLINVEKAGDVIADRMAFDAEKTLAKEGIAGQVYLFKNNVDSVGNSYGCHENYLVGRSMPLKALGKRLMPFLITRQLICGAGRIHHPNPADKGETFPLGYCISQRSDHVWEGVSSATTRSRPIINTRDEPHADSHSYRRLHVIVGDANMAEPSIALKVGSTLLVLEMIEADFELPNLELANDIASIREISRDATGSTVLQLKDGTTMTALQIQQVVFEHAVQWLSERPEPEVSGTSNEEMSRVVDLWGRMLRAIESGDFSDVDTEIDWVIKKKLIDRFIQRGNLDLDDPKLAQVDLTYHDIRPGRGLFSVLQNRGMIKRWTTDEAIAAAIDTAPETTRAHLRGRILKTADSLGVPVTVDWMRHKVNRPEPQSVELGDPFAVENSEVDQLIEYMTVNADSYRS